A single Bacillus sp. HMF5848 DNA region contains:
- the addA gene encoding helicase-exonuclease AddAB subunit AddA, giving the protein MNKLPPKPTGSQWTDEQWQAAVADGSDMLVAAAAGSGKTAVLVERIIQKLTRDINPIDIDRLLVVTFTNASAAEMRNRIGEALERELQSLPQSLHLRRQLNLLGKAHISTLHSFCLDVVRKYYYKVDIDPGFRIVDDTEGQLLRDEVIDEMFEQYYQNGNEEFYDLADRYSGDKGDSELQELILKVYDYSRSLPFPNIWLNSLTNSYRVDENLRIDDLPYISDVKKQILMQLKGAKEMLLAAYNMCLLPAGPAPRAEQILIEQPIIESAITALEQEDWEAVYTKMQASFPTTKPIRGDFDKSLKDSVDDLRKRAKGIFDDIQNNYFGRRPDLLLTDLQSMEQPVHMLVTCVKDFSERYSALKAEKAIVDFSDLEHYTLSIFNENTTEDSTALIPSDIAQTYRTKFTEVLVDEYQDTNQVQESILQLVTKDEEATGNMFMVGDVKQAIYRFRLAEPMLFLRKYKRFSHQGSSSTGLKIDLNKNFRSREQVLSSTNFIFKQIMNETVAEIDYNSDAELKLGFIDYPTNEDMKSELLLIDKNGSDGSADDSTVEDLMDVETAQLEARVMAQKIKHLIDSKFPIYDRKSKATRPIQYRDIVILLRSMPWASQIMEEFKEFHIPIYAQLSTGYFDAVEVGVMLELLRVIDNPQQDIPLAAVLRSPIVGLSEEDLAYMRIHNKRGNLYEAMAQFVEAHGYERAELAESISYFYERLQTWRSLAREGSLTDLIWKLYEDTGYYDFVGGLINGKQRQANLRALYDRAHQYEQTSFRGLFRFLRFIEKMRERGNDLGTAKSLGEQEDVVRLMTIHSSKGLEFPVVFVAGLNRKFNTQDLGNTYLLDKELGFGTKVINPTLRIMYPSLIQLAIKHRMKQELIAEEMRVLYVALTRAKEKLYLVGTIDKLDKTVSRWQSISSHNKWALPSHELSNASSYLDWVGPAVTRHQTARSLHAEVMNVNSDIYEYPCSWQVSTISKEQLQKADQLELDLEQNRLEFIKQQKTVPINESLLDEVKARLDWRYEYPMAVQHRSKQTVSEIKRAHESMDEYSASSLLQATSAPVLADRPRFMQEKTLTAAERGTAMHTVMQHIDLLQCVTKSSIEKQVFLMVERELLTSEQAEVIDIDKIVSFFETSIGQRLLRAPLVKREVPFSMSVPAKMAYPDWQGEETELVLVQGVMDCVFEDDEGLVLLDYKTDAIYGRFKDWDEAKAVMLDRYKLQIQLYRQALSHVWGNAPTHCYLYFFDGDSHLLEL; this is encoded by the coding sequence ATGAATAAACTTCCTCCTAAACCAACTGGTAGTCAGTGGACAGATGAGCAATGGCAGGCAGCTGTTGCGGATGGGTCTGATATGTTAGTAGCTGCAGCAGCGGGATCAGGGAAGACGGCTGTACTTGTAGAAAGAATTATTCAAAAGCTAACGAGAGATATCAACCCGATTGATATAGATAGATTACTTGTTGTTACATTTACAAATGCATCTGCAGCAGAGATGCGTAATAGAATTGGAGAGGCTTTAGAAAGAGAGCTTCAATCACTTCCCCAATCGTTACATTTACGCCGACAGCTTAATTTACTTGGTAAAGCGCATATTTCTACTCTCCATTCCTTTTGTCTAGATGTTGTGCGCAAATACTATTACAAAGTAGATATAGATCCTGGGTTTCGTATCGTTGACGACACAGAAGGTCAGCTGCTAAGAGACGAAGTTATTGATGAGATGTTCGAGCAGTATTACCAAAATGGAAACGAAGAGTTTTATGATTTGGCAGATCGGTATAGTGGAGATAAAGGAGATAGTGAGCTACAGGAACTTATTTTAAAGGTGTACGATTACTCTCGCTCTTTGCCTTTTCCGAACATTTGGTTAAACTCACTTACAAATTCATATCGTGTTGATGAGAACTTAAGGATTGACGATTTGCCGTATATAAGCGATGTGAAAAAGCAAATCTTAATGCAGCTTAAAGGTGCAAAAGAGATGCTACTTGCCGCCTATAATATGTGTCTGCTTCCAGCAGGACCAGCACCACGAGCAGAGCAAATTCTTATCGAACAGCCAATCATTGAATCTGCCATTACCGCGCTTGAGCAAGAAGATTGGGAAGCCGTTTATACTAAAATGCAAGCAAGCTTTCCTACTACAAAGCCGATACGTGGAGACTTTGATAAATCGCTAAAAGATTCTGTTGATGATTTGCGAAAGCGTGCAAAAGGAATTTTCGATGATATACAGAACAACTATTTTGGTCGTCGACCGGATCTACTTTTAACTGATTTGCAATCTATGGAACAGCCAGTTCATATGCTTGTCACTTGTGTAAAAGATTTTTCAGAGCGATATTCGGCTTTGAAAGCTGAGAAAGCGATTGTTGACTTTTCCGATTTAGAACATTATACATTGTCTATTTTCAATGAAAATACAACGGAAGATTCTACCGCATTAATACCAAGTGATATTGCTCAAACTTACCGAACAAAATTTACGGAAGTACTTGTAGATGAATATCAAGATACGAATCAAGTACAAGAGTCCATTTTACAGCTTGTCACAAAGGATGAAGAAGCAACAGGAAATATGTTTATGGTGGGAGATGTTAAACAAGCGATTTACCGATTTCGTTTAGCAGAACCTATGCTGTTTTTGCGGAAATATAAGCGTTTTTCGCATCAAGGTAGCTCTTCAACTGGTCTGAAAATTGATTTGAACAAAAACTTCCGTAGTCGTGAACAAGTTTTGAGTAGTACAAACTTTATTTTTAAACAAATTATGAACGAAACAGTGGCTGAGATAGATTATAATAGTGACGCAGAGTTAAAGCTCGGATTTATCGATTACCCTACCAATGAAGACATGAAAAGTGAACTACTGCTAATTGATAAGAATGGTAGTGATGGGTCGGCAGATGACTCAACTGTTGAAGACCTGATGGATGTTGAAACGGCCCAGTTGGAAGCAAGAGTAATGGCTCAAAAAATAAAGCATCTCATAGATAGTAAGTTTCCTATCTATGACCGTAAATCAAAAGCAACAAGACCGATACAGTATAGAGACATTGTGATTTTGCTTCGTTCGATGCCTTGGGCTTCACAAATTATGGAAGAGTTTAAAGAGTTTCACATTCCCATTTATGCACAACTTTCAACGGGATATTTTGATGCTGTTGAAGTGGGAGTTATGTTAGAGCTTTTACGAGTCATTGATAATCCGCAGCAAGACATTCCTCTTGCAGCGGTGTTACGATCCCCTATTGTTGGCTTGAGTGAAGAAGACCTTGCTTATATGCGGATTCATAATAAACGCGGCAATTTATATGAAGCGATGGCGCAATTTGTAGAAGCACATGGCTATGAAAGAGCGGAGTTAGCTGAATCGATTAGTTACTTTTACGAGCGTCTACAAACGTGGCGTAGTCTTGCTAGAGAAGGTTCTTTAACTGATCTAATATGGAAACTATATGAAGACACTGGATACTACGATTTCGTAGGTGGTTTAATTAATGGAAAGCAACGCCAAGCAAATTTGCGAGCGTTGTATGACCGAGCACATCAATATGAGCAGACATCGTTCCGTGGACTGTTTCGTTTTTTAAGATTCATAGAAAAAATGCGAGAGCGTGGAAATGATTTAGGTACTGCGAAATCGTTAGGTGAACAAGAAGATGTTGTACGCCTTATGACAATTCACAGTAGTAAAGGGCTTGAATTTCCGGTCGTATTTGTAGCTGGACTGAATCGTAAATTTAATACACAGGATTTAGGTAACACGTACTTGCTTGATAAGGAACTAGGTTTTGGTACTAAGGTTATTAACCCAACTTTAAGAATTATGTACCCTTCGCTTATACAATTGGCCATTAAACACAGAATGAAGCAAGAGCTCATTGCTGAAGAGATGCGTGTTTTATATGTCGCTCTAACACGTGCTAAAGAAAAATTATATTTAGTAGGTACGATTGATAAGCTTGATAAAACAGTTTCTCGTTGGCAGTCCATAAGCTCTCATAATAAATGGGCGTTGCCAAGTCATGAATTATCGAATGCATCTTCATACCTTGATTGGGTTGGACCTGCTGTAACACGTCATCAAACAGCACGGTCACTTCATGCCGAGGTCATGAATGTAAATAGCGACATATATGAATATCCATGCTCATGGCAAGTTTCAACGATTTCCAAAGAGCAGTTACAAAAAGCAGATCAATTGGAACTCGACTTAGAGCAAAATAGATTAGAGTTTATTAAGCAGCAAAAGACTGTTCCTATTAACGAGTCTTTATTAGATGAAGTGAAGGCTCGACTAGATTGGCGCTACGAATATCCGATGGCAGTACAGCACAGATCTAAACAAACAGTTTCTGAAATTAAGAGAGCTCATGAAAGCATGGACGAATATAGTGCATCATCACTTTTGCAAGCGACAAGTGCACCAGTGCTTGCGGATCGTCCGCGGTTTATGCAAGAAAAAACTTTAACAGCTGCCGAGCGTGGAACAGCTATGCATACTGTTATGCAGCACATTGACTTACTTCAGTGTGTAACAAAGTCATCTATTGAAAAACAAGTTTTTCTAATGGTAGAACGTGAACTACTAACTAGTGAACAGGCAGAGGTTATTGATATAGACAAAATTGTTAGTTTTTTTGAAACGTCGATTGGGCAACGTTTGTTACGGGCGCCTCTTGTAAAAAGAGAAGTACCGTTTAGTATGTCCGTTCCTGCGAAAATGGCATATCCAGATTGGCAAGGCGAAGAGACTGAACTTGTCCTTGTTCAAGGTGTCATGGATTGTGTATTTGAAGATGATGAGGGTCTAGTGCTACTCGATTACAAGACGGATGCTATTTACGGTCGTTTTAAAGATTGGGATGAGGCAAAAGCGGTCATGCTTGATAGATATAAGCTACAAATACAGTTGTATAGGCAAGCACTATCCCATGTGTGGGGTAACGCACCAACACATTGTTACTTGTACTTCTTTGATGGCGATAGTCATCTGTTAGAGTTATAA
- a CDS encoding exonuclease SbcCD subunit D → MRVLHTADWHLGRTLEGRSRLQEQAQFLDELVDIVRDQQIDVVLMAGDVFDTFNPPAAAEEMFYETMARIADYGKRSVAVISGNHDSPDRIQAASSLANKHGITLIGRPELAVHTIHVPRTTEVMKLAALPYPSESRLKEVLSESNDELMLRNKYDEKIQAIFSTMSESFATDTVNIAMSHIFVAGGSSTDSERPIEVGGAYTVLATSLPEQAQYVALGHLHRPQNIKRARTAARYSGSPLAYSFSEANYAKSVTVLDVAPGETVKPDEVYLSSGKPLVTWKAKEGLLEVYRWLDEGRDKHAWIDLEIHLQDALTTEEIQKLRKLHPGFINIRPVFKQEFEEAVHTSRSNMPIDELFTRFYSKQSGGATPDRELVELFLKLVTEDEKEDEVERS, encoded by the coding sequence ATGAGAGTGTTGCATACAGCAGATTGGCATTTAGGCAGAACGCTTGAAGGGCGAAGTCGTTTACAGGAGCAGGCTCAGTTTCTTGACGAATTAGTGGATATCGTGCGAGATCAGCAAATCGATGTAGTATTGATGGCTGGGGATGTGTTCGACACCTTTAATCCTCCTGCCGCAGCCGAGGAGATGTTTTATGAAACTATGGCAAGAATTGCTGACTATGGAAAGCGGTCCGTCGCGGTTATAAGTGGGAATCACGATAGTCCGGACCGTATACAAGCCGCAAGCTCGCTCGCTAATAAGCATGGTATCACACTAATTGGAAGACCAGAGCTTGCAGTCCATACGATCCACGTACCTAGGACAACAGAAGTAATGAAGCTTGCTGCTTTACCATATCCTTCAGAGTCGAGACTTAAAGAAGTGCTGTCTGAATCAAATGATGAATTAATGCTCCGCAACAAATATGATGAAAAGATTCAAGCTATTTTCTCGACTATGTCAGAATCATTCGCAACGGACACTGTTAACATTGCCATGAGTCATATATTTGTCGCAGGGGGAAGCTCTACCGATTCTGAACGACCGATTGAAGTAGGGGGCGCGTATACGGTGTTAGCAACAAGCTTACCTGAACAGGCGCAATATGTAGCTCTTGGACATTTACATCGTCCACAAAATATTAAGCGTGCAAGAACTGCTGCGCGTTATTCAGGTTCGCCACTTGCTTATAGCTTTTCCGAAGCTAATTATGCTAAATCGGTAACTGTGCTTGATGTAGCACCAGGAGAAACGGTGAAACCAGATGAGGTGTACTTATCATCAGGAAAACCGTTAGTGACATGGAAGGCGAAAGAAGGGTTGCTTGAAGTGTATCGCTGGTTAGATGAGGGGCGGGACAAGCACGCATGGATTGATTTAGAAATTCATCTACAGGATGCATTAACAACCGAAGAGATTCAAAAGCTTCGTAAACTTCACCCCGGTTTTATTAACATTCGCCCAGTATTTAAGCAGGAGTTCGAGGAAGCAGTGCATACAAGCCGCAGTAACATGCCGATTGATGAATTGTTTACTCGCTTTTACAGCAAGCAATCAGGTGGAGCCACTCCAGACCGTGAGTTAGTTGAATTGTTCTTAAAACTTGTCACTGAAGACGAAAAAGAAGACGAGGTGGAGAGATCATGA
- a CDS encoding AAA family ATPase has protein sequence MKPLKLAVAGLHSFREKQIIDFETLCEGGVFGIFGPTGSGKSSILDAMTLALYGKVERASNNTQGILNHAENELSVSFLFALENGESQKKYQVERSFKRSDEWRVRSATSRLIDMSEEPTVLADKTSDVNQAIQNLLGLTIEDFTKAVVLPQGKFAEFLALKGTDRRQMLQRLFNLEQYGDELTKKIKEGLAKIKAEISNVDHELIGLGDASDEAVKAAMKKVEECNVLLQKRKKELEQLEKQFTEHKQLWEWQQEQTTVGERLSSLKQEEPAHKALEEKLRRAEKAERLLPYLHEYQEARKLLLKVTEQREELEKQLSHKQVIYEKAESKYEQAKKEHDNTQPILLAKRENLQYALDLKKELQEKEYKIKSVESNKSTLEQQYNKQQTDLQQAESDLAKGNDLQQKLKLQTEQYIITPEYRAKVLKANDDFQQILGIRRQVNEWQLRVDGNRNKLQDVESKLKTIHGTYAQVKQVLHNAFEKANNIYENCSKAAYQCEAFVAFLDRKQKALVAAEREQLAYHLARQLQAGEQCPVCGSCEHPHPAAHNDAHVTADELHKWQELYEEARQELSLYPQLKWRLEQLAEKLVPKLEVAAGLSRYEADEDYFSTDMIINEAHDVFKAIATTRKGNQQDVLELTQVVQVNVEKAQVMHEQKQDLEKTHSLYSESLEVEEKKWEALRQELAEKENAWKNTYQFEKDIEQIKRDIAYKDEQTDVLTKRIQKGTTFIETCQKSIHELQEKTRQTHSKLVEVNTTYQHMLETVEQTRAKLYSIIGNSDAEELYKNINNQLSALSAQVKEAYEVWRSEEAALQELKSSLHAATKSLEQSTHRFTQAESKWNSLIRETIFDSIEDVLVSTLDEANQQKLQETIQLFWDKLKQLERDWQALQNKLAGREITEEAWKNTQQHVTEMKESFNTIMEERGALIKEHESLLERKARYDALMMARTELETEEARYSKLQAVFRGNSFIEFIAEEQLMHVTRAASQRLAALTRGRYAIEVDSEGGFIMRDDANGGVRRPVTTLSGGETFLTSLALALALSAQIQLKGVYPLQFFFLDEGFGTLDAELLDTVVSALEKLQTSSLSVGVISHVQELRARLPRKLIVERAEPSGRGTRVSLEEL, from the coding sequence ATGAAACCACTAAAGCTTGCTGTTGCCGGTTTACACAGCTTCCGTGAAAAGCAAATTATTGATTTTGAAACGCTTTGTGAAGGTGGCGTGTTTGGAATTTTCGGGCCAACTGGGAGTGGTAAGTCATCCATTCTTGATGCTATGACATTAGCCCTCTACGGTAAGGTCGAAAGAGCTAGTAACAATACACAGGGAATTCTTAATCATGCAGAAAACGAATTATCCGTTTCGTTCTTATTTGCGTTAGAAAACGGAGAAAGCCAAAAGAAGTACCAAGTAGAACGAAGCTTTAAACGTAGTGATGAGTGGCGTGTGCGATCGGCAACAAGTAGATTAATAGATATGTCGGAGGAGCCTACTGTTCTTGCAGATAAAACAAGTGACGTTAATCAAGCTATTCAAAACCTATTAGGCTTGACGATAGAGGACTTTACTAAAGCAGTTGTATTGCCTCAAGGAAAGTTCGCGGAATTTCTTGCTTTAAAAGGCACAGACAGACGGCAAATGCTGCAACGACTGTTTAACCTTGAACAATATGGTGATGAACTAACTAAGAAGATTAAAGAAGGTCTTGCTAAAATAAAAGCAGAGATTTCAAATGTAGATCATGAGCTCATAGGGTTAGGCGATGCATCTGATGAAGCTGTCAAAGCTGCTATGAAAAAAGTAGAAGAGTGTAATGTGCTGCTGCAAAAACGAAAAAAAGAACTTGAACAGCTTGAAAAGCAATTTACCGAACATAAACAATTATGGGAATGGCAGCAGGAGCAAACTACCGTAGGAGAAAGATTGTCAAGCCTAAAGCAGGAGGAGCCAGCACATAAGGCGCTTGAAGAAAAGCTTAGACGTGCAGAAAAGGCAGAGAGATTGCTACCATATTTGCATGAATATCAAGAAGCTAGAAAGCTATTACTAAAAGTAACAGAACAGCGTGAAGAACTTGAAAAACAATTAAGTCATAAGCAAGTTATATATGAAAAGGCAGAAAGCAAGTATGAACAAGCGAAGAAAGAGCATGACAATACCCAGCCGATTTTATTAGCAAAACGAGAAAACTTGCAGTATGCACTTGATTTGAAAAAAGAGTTACAAGAGAAAGAGTATAAAATTAAATCTGTTGAATCAAATAAAAGTACGCTAGAGCAACAGTATAATAAGCAGCAAACAGACTTACAACAGGCGGAGTCTGATTTAGCTAAAGGGAATGACTTACAGCAAAAGTTAAAGCTACAAACCGAGCAGTATATCATAACTCCTGAATATCGAGCGAAGGTTTTAAAAGCAAACGATGACTTTCAACAAATTTTAGGGATAAGACGTCAAGTGAACGAATGGCAGCTACGTGTGGATGGTAATCGTAACAAGCTACAAGATGTAGAAAGTAAACTGAAAACAATACACGGCACATATGCTCAAGTAAAGCAAGTTCTTCATAACGCTTTTGAGAAGGCTAATAATATCTATGAAAATTGTAGTAAGGCGGCCTATCAATGTGAAGCATTTGTAGCATTCTTGGACCGCAAGCAAAAAGCTCTAGTTGCAGCAGAACGCGAACAACTTGCCTATCATTTAGCTCGTCAACTACAAGCGGGGGAACAATGTCCAGTATGTGGATCATGTGAGCATCCTCACCCTGCCGCACATAATGATGCTCACGTTACAGCGGACGAGCTACACAAATGGCAGGAGTTATATGAGGAGGCTAGACAAGAACTGTCTCTTTACCCTCAACTTAAATGGCGATTAGAGCAGCTTGCTGAGAAATTAGTCCCTAAACTAGAGGTGGCTGCTGGATTATCTCGATATGAAGCGGATGAGGATTACTTTTCGACTGACATGATAATAAATGAGGCACATGATGTGTTCAAGGCGATAGCAACAACACGTAAAGGCAATCAACAAGATGTGCTGGAATTAACACAAGTTGTTCAAGTTAATGTTGAGAAAGCTCAGGTAATGCATGAACAAAAGCAAGATTTAGAAAAAACACATTCGTTATATTCGGAGAGCTTAGAAGTAGAAGAGAAGAAGTGGGAAGCATTAAGACAAGAATTAGCTGAAAAAGAAAACGCATGGAAAAACACATACCAGTTTGAAAAAGATATTGAGCAAATTAAAAGAGATATTGCTTATAAAGATGAACAGACTGATGTTCTTACTAAACGTATTCAAAAAGGCACTACTTTTATCGAGACTTGTCAAAAGTCTATTCATGAACTGCAAGAGAAAACAAGACAAACTCACTCTAAGCTAGTTGAAGTGAATACGACGTATCAGCATATGCTTGAAACGGTTGAACAAACTAGAGCAAAGCTATACAGTATTATTGGTAATAGCGATGCCGAGGAATTGTATAAGAATATTAATAATCAATTATCCGCTCTCTCAGCGCAAGTGAAAGAAGCTTATGAAGTATGGCGCAGTGAGGAAGCAGCACTTCAAGAGTTAAAATCATCACTGCATGCTGCTACTAAGTCTTTGGAACAATCTACACATCGTTTTACGCAAGCGGAAAGTAAATGGAACAGTCTTATACGAGAAACTATTTTTGATTCGATTGAGGATGTTCTTGTTTCAACTCTAGATGAAGCTAATCAACAGAAGCTGCAGGAAACAATTCAATTGTTTTGGGATAAACTAAAACAGCTTGAAAGAGACTGGCAAGCTCTGCAGAATAAGCTTGCAGGCCGAGAAATTACAGAAGAAGCGTGGAAAAACACACAACAACATGTAACTGAGATGAAGGAATCGTTCAATACGATAATGGAGGAGCGAGGAGCTTTAATCAAGGAACATGAGAGTCTGTTAGAGAGAAAAGCAAGATATGATGCGTTGATGATGGCCCGTACTGAGCTTGAAACAGAAGAAGCACGTTACAGCAAGCTACAAGCTGTGTTCCGCGGGAATAGCTTTATTGAGTTTATTGCCGAAGAACAGCTCATGCATGTAACGCGCGCTGCTTCACAACGTTTAGCTGCTCTTACGAGAGGTCGTTATGCCATTGAAGTGGATTCAGAGGGTGGCTTTATCATGCGAGATGATGCGAATGGGGGCGTGCGACGTCCGGTTACCACACTATCGGGCGGTGAAACCTTCTTAACATCATTAGCACTCGCATTGGCGTTATCAGCACAAATCCAACTTAAAGGCGTGTATCCATTACAATTTTTCTTCTTGGATGAAGGGTTCGGTACACTTGATGCAGAACTGTTGGATACAGTAGTGTCGGCACTTGAGAAACTACAAACAAGCTCACTTAGCGTAGGAGTCATTAGTCATGTTCAAGAGCTTCGCGCTCGCTTACCGCGAAAGCTCATTGTAGAACGAGCAGAGCCATCTGGTCGAGGAACGCGAGTAAGTTTAGAGGAGTTGTAA
- a CDS encoding HNH endonuclease, protein MAKKKITVGTCELCGRDDVEITIHHLTPKEMGGTFLPTAMLCIPCHKQIHALYTNDELAIRLHTIEALKADEQIAKFINWIQKQPSSRLPLTRKSNNRRQKGR, encoded by the coding sequence ATGGCTAAGAAAAAGATTACAGTAGGCACATGTGAGTTATGTGGACGTGACGATGTTGAAATTACGATCCATCATTTAACTCCGAAAGAGATGGGAGGTACCTTTCTTCCAACCGCCATGCTCTGTATTCCTTGTCATAAACAAATACATGCATTGTATACAAATGATGAATTAGCCATACGTCTTCATACCATTGAAGCATTAAAAGCTGATGAGCAAATTGCTAAATTTATTAACTGGATTCAAAAGCAACCCTCAAGTCGTCTGCCGCTTACCCGTAAGTCTAATAATAGACGCCAAAAAGGAAGATAA
- a CDS encoding spore germination protein, which produces MPAIVGPIKIVSVGGGVVNFGDSFYIAPKETAKTLAGSGAFNTGDFLATNNWLNSTNGVDPDVNDQNVSGNA; this is translated from the coding sequence ATGCCAGCTATAGTAGGACCGATAAAGATCGTTAGTGTTGGTGGCGGTGTAGTGAATTTCGGAGATTCATTTTATATCGCACCAAAGGAAACTGCAAAAACCTTGGCAGGCTCAGGGGCATTTAATACCGGAGACTTTCTAGCAACCAATAACTGGTTGAACTCTACAAATGGTGTGGATCCAGATGTGAATGATCAAAATGTTAGCGGAAATGCCTAA
- a CDS encoding spore germination protein GerPE: MKRMSFVDAIYFTTITITSTLQIGDSVEILPITRALAVQKVFPTYNTKVPLPKYRIFSEDIPQPVINEPVQTTFINENPVTRVKSISGQSVSTSSLLHVGNTSVIRAESRIKHIREVLEE, encoded by the coding sequence ATGAAGCGTATGTCTTTTGTCGATGCGATTTACTTTACAACAATAACCATTACATCTACTCTTCAAATTGGTGATTCTGTCGAAATTTTACCTATTACGAGAGCCCTAGCAGTACAAAAAGTATTCCCAACATATAATACAAAAGTTCCCTTGCCCAAATACCGGATATTTTCTGAAGATATTCCACAGCCTGTTATAAATGAACCGGTGCAAACAACGTTTATTAATGAAAATCCTGTCACAAGAGTAAAAAGTATTTCTGGTCAGTCTGTTTCAACCTCATCCCTACTTCATGTTGGGAACACATCAGTTATAAGAGCAGAGTCTAGAATTAAGCACATTCGCGAAGTTCTAGAAGAATGA
- a CDS encoding spore gernimation protein GerPD: MNFTVVNKGLNVGDVYVEAVASSSIFLVGDCDSIALSSVFDTPAESLIVSTLVPTTAISPSPTGG, from the coding sequence ATGAACTTTACCGTTGTTAATAAAGGTTTAAATGTGGGCGATGTTTATGTTGAGGCAGTGGCATCTTCCTCTATTTTTTTAGTAGGAGACTGTGACAGCATCGCACTTTCTTCTGTTTTTGATACACCAGCAGAGTCCTTAATTGTATCCACTCTCGTTCCAACAACAGCGATTAGCCCAAGCCCTACAGGCGGATAA
- the gerPC gene encoding spore germination protein GerPC → MITLHISPEWYQYLMQLHSYTKKQNKRIAQLEDLVEELREQMKEIKQRPSMQVEKLEYKFDQLKVERLDGTLNIGLNPNDTEKIEDFAVQQTNSLKKAPAAIDPDLKNRVMQAAEQYIANDGVHKLKELESSHGHEFDSAFRAFIIQDMKAQLPTRVNYYLNQLQSSDLNNPDKVSQLEKAIIAKIKNDIDTSLQAFIQNYPKKGSNEEV, encoded by the coding sequence GTGATTACTTTGCATATATCGCCTGAATGGTACCAATATTTAATGCAACTTCATTCCTACACCAAAAAACAAAATAAGCGAATAGCACAGCTTGAGGATCTCGTTGAGGAATTACGCGAACAAATGAAAGAGATTAAACAAAGACCTTCTATGCAAGTTGAAAAACTTGAGTATAAATTTGATCAATTAAAGGTTGAAAGGCTAGATGGTACGTTAAACATTGGTCTTAATCCAAATGATACGGAAAAAATTGAGGATTTTGCGGTTCAGCAAACGAACTCACTGAAAAAGGCACCTGCTGCCATAGACCCTGATTTAAAGAATAGAGTGATGCAAGCTGCAGAGCAATATATCGCTAATGATGGTGTGCACAAATTGAAGGAGCTCGAAAGCTCACACGGACACGAATTTGATAGTGCATTTCGCGCGTTTATTATTCAAGATATGAAAGCTCAGCTACCTACCCGTGTAAATTATTATTTAAATCAACTGCAATCATCGGACTTAAATAATCCCGACAAAGTATCCCAGCTTGAAAAAGCTATCATAGCAAAAATCAAGAATGATATAGATACGTCACTACAAGCATTCATTCAAAATTACCCTAAAAAAGGTAGCAACGAGGAGGTATAA
- a CDS encoding spore germination protein GerPB — protein sequence MNYYISQNISIHNFKVGGISNSSVLQIGSAGVIKPLSNLYNTGQFAGGAPEADIPGVAEGPIRPRPLVPLSLS from the coding sequence ATGAATTACTATATTTCACAAAATATATCCATCCACAACTTTAAGGTAGGTGGTATAAGTAACTCATCTGTGTTACAGATTGGGAGTGCTGGTGTTATTAAACCACTTTCAAACCTTTATAATACTGGACAATTTGCAGGAGGCGCGCCTGAAGCCGATATACCTGGGGTAGCAGAAGGACCAATTAGACCTCGACCTTTAGTTCCTCTGTCCTTATCTTAA
- a CDS encoding spore germination protein gives MPGFVGAIKLNNVGSSSVFHIGDVYKIAPISNVKTFAGAGSFNTGNGMVVYNETSSTNVYDSDLIDQPIVGNA, from the coding sequence ATGCCTGGATTTGTTGGAGCCATAAAACTTAATAACGTCGGATCAAGTAGTGTATTTCATATTGGTGATGTATATAAAATTGCTCCGATTAGTAATGTTAAGACGTTTGCAGGGGCAGGGTCATTCAATACTGGTAATGGCATGGTGGTATATAACGAAACTAGCTCGACAAATGTATATGATTCAGATCTTATTGACCAACCAATTGTTGGAAATGCATAG